CACAACAACGGGATAATACTCTGCGAATAAGGGATGTATACTGACCAAATCTTTTTGAAGCTCCTGCAATTCGTTGATTTGCTCTAAAAAAGTATCCATGTCATTTACCCTCTCTTTAGTTGAATGATAAGTTAATCATATCAATAGAACAACAATAAAACACTGAGAGAAAAATGATAATTCTATTGTTGAGTGATATTTCTAAAGCTTAGAACCGTTCTCCTCGTTTCTCATATAGATAAATGTCCAACGCCTGAATCCCGCGTTTAGCAAGTTTGATAAATAAAATAAAGGCATATACACCCAAACCGAATAACACCAAGTTAAATAAAACTGCGAATGTTGAAATGAATGAAAAGCTCATCACACTTCCTCCTTTTAATCACCGTAATTCATTCATAATTCATATGATCATCATGATTTATAAATAGTCCAAATTATTAATTCACCAACCTATTTTAGCATATTTTACCTTAAGTTACTTTCTTCAAACCATTTTCACATTCTTGATAGGCTGAATTCTAATCATTGCAGTCAAAAAATCTTCCCCCGAACATCCGGCAGGAAGACTTTACTTAAGACTTATTTTATTGGATACGTTCACCGCTTACCACATGCCAGTGTTGATGCTTCGAATCCTGGTAAGTGCCCAGGTTAGTTACGATTTTGGAAGAACCCGTCTGGACAACCATGTCCGCAGCAACCTTTTTGATAACGCGCATAATTTCCAATAATAGTTCATCATTATTTTCTTCTTCCTGTGAAATGAACGATTGGATATGGATCTTTGGAATAACAACAATATGATGCTTGTAGTATGGTCGGGTATGATGATAAGCCAGCACCTTGTCACTTTCCATGACAATATTTACTTGGGTATTACCACTAAGCACTTCATCACAATAAAAATCCTGTGTCATATACGATCCCCTTTTACTACTTAGTTAATATATCCCGCTTTTTTCAGCACATATTCCGTGAACGGATTAATCTCTGGGATTGGCATACTCAGATCAAAATATCGCAGTTCCAGTCCTTCATCATCCA
Above is a window of Paenibacillus sp. E222 DNA encoding:
- a CDS encoding HIT domain-containing protein, with amino-acid sequence MTQDFYCDEVLSGNTQVNIVMESDKVLAYHHTRPYYKHHIVVIPKIHIQSFISQEEENNDELLLEIMRVIKKVAADMVVQTGSSKIVTNLGTYQDSKHQHWHVVSGERIQ